Proteins encoded within one genomic window of Brassica rapa cultivar Chiifu-401-42 chromosome A09, CAAS_Brap_v3.01, whole genome shotgun sequence:
- the LOC103838684 gene encoding protein SUPPRESSOR OF QUENCHING 1, chloroplastic isoform X2 — MALKLCSSSSSPSLFFQSSRRSSYSSPLNTIRSKPTARSSSFPGFRCVSQARLPSFKVSVAAESPPSTTTEADDWGKVSAVLFDMDGVLCNSEDLSRRAAVDVFTEMGVEVTVDDFVPFMGTGEAKFLGGVASVKGVQGFDPDAAKKRFFEIYLDKYAKPESGIGFPGALELVTECKNRGLKVAVASSADRVKVDANLAAAGLSLTMFDAIVSADAFENLKPAPDIFLAASKILGVPTSECIVIEDALAGVQAAQAANMRCIAVKTTLSEAILKDAGPSMIRDDIGNISINDILTGGSDSTRKQHQENTASDKTNNNGFQGSRRDILRYGSLGIALSCVYFAANNWKAMQYASPQALWNALVGTKSPSFTQNQGEGRVQQFVEYIADLESKQTATTVPEFPSKLDWLNTAPLQFRRDLKGKVVVLDFWTYCCINCMHVLPDLEFLEKKYADKPFTVVGVHSAKFDNEKDLEAIRNAVLRYDISHPVVNDGDMYMWRELGINSWPTFAVVSPNGKVIAQIAGESHRKDLDDLVAAALIYYGGKNVLDSTPLPTRLEKDNDPRLAASPLKFPGKLAIDTLNNRLFISDSNHNRIIVTDLDGNFIVQIGSTGEEGFRDGSFEDAAFNRPQGLAYNAKKNILYVADTENHALREIDFVNERVETLAGNGTKGSDYQGGRKGTSQLLNSPWDVCYEPVKEKVYVAMAGQHQIWEYNVLDGVTKVFSGNGYERNLNGSTAQTTSFAQPSGISLGPDLKEAYIADSESSSIRALDLQTGGSRLLAGGDPYFSENLFKFGDNDGVGAEVLLQHPLGVLCAKDGQIYLADSYNHKIKKLDPVTKRVVTIAGTGKAGFKDGKVMVAQLSEPAGLALTENGRLFIADTNNSLIRCIDLNNREDVEIRTLELKGVQPPMPKAKSLKRLRKRASADTKIVTVDAVTSREGDLNLKISLPDGYHFSKEARSKFVVDVEPEDAVTVEPLEGILGPEGSTVLHYRQSSTSASVGKISCKVYYCKEDEVCLYQSVQFEVPFKMESESSSSQVIAFTVKPRASDAGGLQLQATS, encoded by the exons ATGGCTTTGAAACTCTGCTCATCATCCTCCTCACCTTCACTTTTCTTCCAATCATCAAGGAGatcttcttattcttctccTCTTAATACAATTAGATCAAAACCCACTGCAAGATCATCTTCCTTTCCAGGATTCCGCTGTGTCTCTCAGGCTCGTTTACCGTCATTCAAAGTGAGTGTTGCCGCGGAGAGCCCTCCGTCGACGACGACAGAGGCGGATGACTGGGGGAAGGTATCCGCGGTGCTATTCGATATGGACGGCGTGCTTTGCAACAGCGAGGATCTCTCGAGAAGAGCAGCAGTGGATGTCTTCACAGAGATGGGAGTTGAAGTCACTGTTGATGACTTCGTTCCTTTCATGGGgacag GTGAAGCTAAGTTCTTAGGAGGTGTTGCTTCTGTTAAAGGAGTTCAAGGGTTTGATCCTGATGCAGCTAAAAAACGCTTCTTTGAAATATATCTTGATAAG TATGCGAAGCCAGAGTCTGGAATTGGATTTCCAGGAGCACTAGAGCTTGTTACTGAG TGTAAGAACAGAGGTCTAAAAGTCGCTGTTGCTTCTAGCGCCGACCGTGTCAAAGTTGATGCAAACCTTGCAGCCGCTGGTTTGTCTTTGACCAT GTTTGATGCAATTGTATCAGCAGACGCATTTGAGAACTTGAAACCAGCTCCAGATATTTTCTTGGCTGCTTCCAAGATCTTGGGTGTGCCCACAAGCGAG TGTATTGTTATTGAGGATGCACTTGCTGGAGTCCAGGCTGCTCAAGCTGCAAACATGAG ATGCATAGCTGTGAAAACTACTTTATCTGAAGCAATTCTTAAGGATGCTGGTCCGTCAATGATCAGAGACGATATCGGAAACATATCAATCAATGACATTCTCACTGGTGGCTCTGATTCTACCA GAAAACAACATCAAGAGAACACTGCCAGCGACAAAACCAATAACAACGG GTTTCAGGGTTCTCGTCGAGATATATTGAGGTATGGGAGTCTTGGAATTGCTCTTTCTTGTGTTTACTTCGCCGCCAACAACTGGAAG GCAATGCAATATGCTTCTCCACAAGCTTTGTGGAATGCATTGGTTGGAACAAAAAGCCCTTCTTTTACTCAGAACCAAG GTGAAGGGAGAGTTCAACAGTTCGTGGAGTACATTGCCGATCTAGAGAGCAA GCAAACAGCTACAACTGTTCCGGAATTCCCATCTAAACTAGATTGGCTAAACACTGCCCCTCTCCAGTTTCGCCGG GATTTGAAAGGGAAAGTGGTGGTACTTGATTTTTGGACTTACTGCTGCATAAACTGTATGCATGTATTACCAGATCTTGAGTTTCTTGAGAAGAAGTATGCAGACAAGCCA TTTACTGTTGTGGGTGTACACTCGGCTAAGTTTGACAACGAGAAGGACTTAGAAGCCATACGAAATGCAGTTCTACGCTATGACATCAGCCATCCG GTTGTGAACGATGGAGACATGTACATGTGGAGAGAGCTTGGCATCAATTCGTGGCCGACATTTGCTGTTGTCTCACCAAATGGTAAAGTCATTGCACAGATTGCCGGAGAAAGTCACCGCAAA GATCTTGATGACTTGGTGGCAGCAGCTCTAATATACTATGGTGGGAAGAATGTTTTAGACAGTACTCCCCTTCCTACACGTTTGGAGAAAGATAACGATCCGCGCTTGGCCGCATCTCCACTGAAATTCCCAGGGAAGCTGGCCATTGATACTCTTAACAACAGGCTATTTATCTCAGACAGTAACCATAACCGCATT ATCGTAACTGATCTTGACGGTAATTTCATCGTCCAAATCGGTAGTACCGGAGAAGAAGGTTTCCGTGATGGTTCCTTTGAAGATGCTGCATTCAATCGTCCTCAGGGACTTGCTTATAATGCAAAGAAAAATATTCTTTATGTTGCTGACACCGAGAATCATGCTTTGAG GGAGATTGATTTTGTCAACGAGAGGGTAGAGACTCTGGCTGGTAATGGGACTAAAGGCTCAGATTACCAAGGTGGAAGAAAAGGAACCTCACAG CTTTTGAATTCTCCGTGGGATGTATGCTATGAGCCGGTGAAAGAGAAGGTCTACGTTGCAATGGCGGGTCAGCACCAGATTTGGGAATACAATGTGCTTGATGGTGTTACTAAAGTGTTCAGTGGAAATGGCTATGAAAGAAACCTTAACGGTTCTac CGCTCAAACGACATCGTTTGCTCAGCCTTCAGGAATCTCATTAGGCCCTG ATTTGAAGGAAGCATATATTGCGGATAGCGAGAGCAGTTCTATTCGTGCCCTTGATCTTCAAACTGGAGGATCAAGATTGCTCGCTGGTGGTGATCCTTATTTCTCTGAGAATCTTTTCAAG TTTGGAGATAATGACGGTGTGGGAGCAGAAGTGCTCCTGCAACATCCACTTGGTGTGTTATGCGCAAAGGATGGTCAAATATATCTAGCTGATAGCTACAACCACAAG ATTAAGAAGCTGGACCCTGTGACAAAACGTGTTGTTACTATCGCTGGGACAGGAAAAGCTGGTTTCAAAGATGGGAAGGTTATGGTTGCTCAG CTTTCAGAGCCTGCAGGACTTGCTCTAACTGAAAACG GGAGGCTTTTCATTGCGGATACAAACAATAGTCTTATACGTTGCATAGATTTGAACAACAGAGAAGATGTAGAGATTCGTACACTGGAGTTAAAAGGCGTTCAACCGCCAATGCCGAAGGCGAAATCATTGAAACGTTTGAGGAAACGTGCTTCGGCTGATACAAAGATTGTCACAGTGGATGCTGTTACATCTCGCGAAGGAGATTTGAATCTTAAAATCTCATTACCAGATGGCTACCATTTCTCCAAG GAAGCGCGGAGTAAGTTTGTGGTTGATGTGGAGCCTGAAGACGCAGTGACGGTCGAACCATTGGAAGGAATCCTTGGCCCTGAAGGTTCTACGGTGCTTCATTACAGACAATCTTCAACTTCTGCTTCTGTTGGGAAAATCAGTTGCAAG GTGTACTATTGCAAAGAAGACGAGGTTTGCTTGTACCAGTCTGTTCAGTTTGAGGTACCTTTCAAGATGGAATCAGAATCATCTTCTTCTCAGGTGATCGCATTCACCGTTAAACCTAGAGCATCAGATGCCGGCGGATTACAGCTTCAAGCTACTAGCTAA
- the LOC103838684 gene encoding protein SUPPRESSOR OF QUENCHING 1, chloroplastic isoform X1, with protein sequence MALKLCSSSSSPSLFFQSSRRSSYSSPLNTIRSKPTARSSSFPGFRCVSQARLPSFKVSVAAESPPSTTTEADDWGKVSAVLFDMDGVLCNSEDLSRRAAVDVFTEMGVEVTVDDFVPFMGTGEAKFLGGVASVKGVQGFDPDAAKKRFFEIYLDKYAKPESGIGFPGALELVTECKNRGLKVAVASSADRVKVDANLAAAGLSLTMFDAIVSADAFENLKPAPDIFLAASKILGVPTSECIVIEDALAGVQAAQAANMRCIAVKTTLSEAILKDAGPSMIRDDIGNISINDILTGGSDSTRKQHQENTASDKTNNNGFQGSRRDILRYGSLGIALSCVYFAANNWKAMQYASPQALWNALVGTKSPSFTQNQGEGRVQQFVEYIADLESKQTATTVPEFPSKLDWLNTAPLQFRRDLKGKVVVLDFWTYCCINCMHVLPDLEFLEKKYADKPFTVVGVHSAKFDNEKDLEAIRNAVLRYDISHPVVNDGDMYMWRELGINSWPTFAVVSPNGKVIAQIAGESHRKDLDDLVAAALIYYGGKNVLDSTPLPTRLEKDNDPRLAASPLKFPGKLAIDTLNNRLFISDSNHNRIIVTDLDGNFIVQIGSTGEEGFRDGSFEDAAFNRPQGLAYNAKKNILYVADTENHALREIDFVNERVETLAGNGTKGSDYQGGRKGTSQLLNSPWDVCYEPVKEKVYVAMAGQHQIWEYNVLDGVTKVFSGNGYERNLNGSTAQTTSFAQPSGISLGPDLKEAYIADSESSSIRALDLQTGGSRLLAGGDPYFSENLFKFGDNDGVGAEVLLQHPLGVLCAKDGQIYLADSYNHKIKKLDPVTKRVVTIAGTGKAGFKDGKVMVAQLSEPAGLALTENGRLFIADTNNSLIRCIDLNNREDVEIRTLELKGVQPPMPKAKSLKRLRKRASADTKIVTVDAVTSREGDLNLKISLPDGYHFSKEARSKFVVDVEPEDAVTVEPLEGILGPEGSTVLHYRQSSTSASVGKISCKLQVYYCKEDEVCLYQSVQFEVPFKMESESSSSQVIAFTVKPRASDAGGLQLQATS encoded by the exons ATGGCTTTGAAACTCTGCTCATCATCCTCCTCACCTTCACTTTTCTTCCAATCATCAAGGAGatcttcttattcttctccTCTTAATACAATTAGATCAAAACCCACTGCAAGATCATCTTCCTTTCCAGGATTCCGCTGTGTCTCTCAGGCTCGTTTACCGTCATTCAAAGTGAGTGTTGCCGCGGAGAGCCCTCCGTCGACGACGACAGAGGCGGATGACTGGGGGAAGGTATCCGCGGTGCTATTCGATATGGACGGCGTGCTTTGCAACAGCGAGGATCTCTCGAGAAGAGCAGCAGTGGATGTCTTCACAGAGATGGGAGTTGAAGTCACTGTTGATGACTTCGTTCCTTTCATGGGgacag GTGAAGCTAAGTTCTTAGGAGGTGTTGCTTCTGTTAAAGGAGTTCAAGGGTTTGATCCTGATGCAGCTAAAAAACGCTTCTTTGAAATATATCTTGATAAG TATGCGAAGCCAGAGTCTGGAATTGGATTTCCAGGAGCACTAGAGCTTGTTACTGAG TGTAAGAACAGAGGTCTAAAAGTCGCTGTTGCTTCTAGCGCCGACCGTGTCAAAGTTGATGCAAACCTTGCAGCCGCTGGTTTGTCTTTGACCAT GTTTGATGCAATTGTATCAGCAGACGCATTTGAGAACTTGAAACCAGCTCCAGATATTTTCTTGGCTGCTTCCAAGATCTTGGGTGTGCCCACAAGCGAG TGTATTGTTATTGAGGATGCACTTGCTGGAGTCCAGGCTGCTCAAGCTGCAAACATGAG ATGCATAGCTGTGAAAACTACTTTATCTGAAGCAATTCTTAAGGATGCTGGTCCGTCAATGATCAGAGACGATATCGGAAACATATCAATCAATGACATTCTCACTGGTGGCTCTGATTCTACCA GAAAACAACATCAAGAGAACACTGCCAGCGACAAAACCAATAACAACGG GTTTCAGGGTTCTCGTCGAGATATATTGAGGTATGGGAGTCTTGGAATTGCTCTTTCTTGTGTTTACTTCGCCGCCAACAACTGGAAG GCAATGCAATATGCTTCTCCACAAGCTTTGTGGAATGCATTGGTTGGAACAAAAAGCCCTTCTTTTACTCAGAACCAAG GTGAAGGGAGAGTTCAACAGTTCGTGGAGTACATTGCCGATCTAGAGAGCAA GCAAACAGCTACAACTGTTCCGGAATTCCCATCTAAACTAGATTGGCTAAACACTGCCCCTCTCCAGTTTCGCCGG GATTTGAAAGGGAAAGTGGTGGTACTTGATTTTTGGACTTACTGCTGCATAAACTGTATGCATGTATTACCAGATCTTGAGTTTCTTGAGAAGAAGTATGCAGACAAGCCA TTTACTGTTGTGGGTGTACACTCGGCTAAGTTTGACAACGAGAAGGACTTAGAAGCCATACGAAATGCAGTTCTACGCTATGACATCAGCCATCCG GTTGTGAACGATGGAGACATGTACATGTGGAGAGAGCTTGGCATCAATTCGTGGCCGACATTTGCTGTTGTCTCACCAAATGGTAAAGTCATTGCACAGATTGCCGGAGAAAGTCACCGCAAA GATCTTGATGACTTGGTGGCAGCAGCTCTAATATACTATGGTGGGAAGAATGTTTTAGACAGTACTCCCCTTCCTACACGTTTGGAGAAAGATAACGATCCGCGCTTGGCCGCATCTCCACTGAAATTCCCAGGGAAGCTGGCCATTGATACTCTTAACAACAGGCTATTTATCTCAGACAGTAACCATAACCGCATT ATCGTAACTGATCTTGACGGTAATTTCATCGTCCAAATCGGTAGTACCGGAGAAGAAGGTTTCCGTGATGGTTCCTTTGAAGATGCTGCATTCAATCGTCCTCAGGGACTTGCTTATAATGCAAAGAAAAATATTCTTTATGTTGCTGACACCGAGAATCATGCTTTGAG GGAGATTGATTTTGTCAACGAGAGGGTAGAGACTCTGGCTGGTAATGGGACTAAAGGCTCAGATTACCAAGGTGGAAGAAAAGGAACCTCACAG CTTTTGAATTCTCCGTGGGATGTATGCTATGAGCCGGTGAAAGAGAAGGTCTACGTTGCAATGGCGGGTCAGCACCAGATTTGGGAATACAATGTGCTTGATGGTGTTACTAAAGTGTTCAGTGGAAATGGCTATGAAAGAAACCTTAACGGTTCTac CGCTCAAACGACATCGTTTGCTCAGCCTTCAGGAATCTCATTAGGCCCTG ATTTGAAGGAAGCATATATTGCGGATAGCGAGAGCAGTTCTATTCGTGCCCTTGATCTTCAAACTGGAGGATCAAGATTGCTCGCTGGTGGTGATCCTTATTTCTCTGAGAATCTTTTCAAG TTTGGAGATAATGACGGTGTGGGAGCAGAAGTGCTCCTGCAACATCCACTTGGTGTGTTATGCGCAAAGGATGGTCAAATATATCTAGCTGATAGCTACAACCACAAG ATTAAGAAGCTGGACCCTGTGACAAAACGTGTTGTTACTATCGCTGGGACAGGAAAAGCTGGTTTCAAAGATGGGAAGGTTATGGTTGCTCAG CTTTCAGAGCCTGCAGGACTTGCTCTAACTGAAAACG GGAGGCTTTTCATTGCGGATACAAACAATAGTCTTATACGTTGCATAGATTTGAACAACAGAGAAGATGTAGAGATTCGTACACTGGAGTTAAAAGGCGTTCAACCGCCAATGCCGAAGGCGAAATCATTGAAACGTTTGAGGAAACGTGCTTCGGCTGATACAAAGATTGTCACAGTGGATGCTGTTACATCTCGCGAAGGAGATTTGAATCTTAAAATCTCATTACCAGATGGCTACCATTTCTCCAAG GAAGCGCGGAGTAAGTTTGTGGTTGATGTGGAGCCTGAAGACGCAGTGACGGTCGAACCATTGGAAGGAATCCTTGGCCCTGAAGGTTCTACGGTGCTTCATTACAGACAATCTTCAACTTCTGCTTCTGTTGGGAAAATCAGTTGCAAG TTGCAGGTGTACTATTGCAAAGAAGACGAGGTTTGCTTGTACCAGTCTGTTCAGTTTGAGGTACCTTTCAAGATGGAATCAGAATCATCTTCTTCTCAGGTGATCGCATTCACCGTTAAACCTAGAGCATCAGATGCCGGCGGATTACAGCTTCAAGCTACTAGCTAA
- the LOC117125646 gene encoding uncharacterized protein LOC117125646, with the protein MEVSALKLPIHKHRLYPSTRFLYARCEGCRVRGHIYGGYRCNDSGCYNNANPGGWFHKECGESPSEINHPSHPEHPLTFNAKTGYKRCHLCGLLIRSGYCCAICHFVIDMACAQNLPPPPAIEHPMFHEHSVVRTKEAPLMDPCKICKCLIDEGYPYECLTCKDVFHLDCVNQSREVNHSSHSSHILDFFTSESLPENAEKTCILCGEESAHVLYHCSKCNFSICIDCKRNPPPLTVQHTKTHRHTLSLLARRVSFTCNVCGMQGDRSPYSCIQCSFLVHRDCIDLPRVININRHDHRISLTDHIGRRGNLKCGVCHQSVNQYCGGYTCSTCPDFVVHSSCPTKHRVWDGVELQGIPEEEVIPPFKVVGDNLIRHFSHENHILRLESDGTSTRDEKTRCEACVSPVYSDPVYSCEQCGFILHETCANLPRKKRLPFRNIQFKLYAPNMDSYEAFECYACKTMFSGFRYKAYRISIDVRCGTFSELESYEFHDHPAVYYNDKKASPRCRACHHRGEMSQHMLSCDDCDFALDFDALICQGW; encoded by the coding sequence ATGGAGGTATCAGCACTTAAACTACCAATTCACAAACATCGTTTGTACCCTTCAACTCGATTTCTTTATGCTCGTTGCGAAGGTTGCCGTGTAAGAGGTCATATCTACGGAGGCTACCGTTGCAATGATTCTGGGTGTTACAATAATGCTAACCCTGGTGGTTGGTTCCATAAGGAGTGTGGCGAGTCGCCATCGGAAATCAACCATCCTTCTCACCCTGAACATCCTCTAACTTTCAACGCCAAGACAGGTTACAAACGATGTCATTTGTGCGGACTTTTAATTAGAAGTGGTTATTGCTGTGCCATATGCCATTTTGTTATAGATATGGCTTGTGCACAAAACCTACCGCCGCCTCCAGCTATTGAGCATCCGATGTTCCATGAGCATTCGGTCGTCCGCACAAAGGAAGCACCGCTCATGGATCCTTGTAAAATATGCAAGTGTCTTATTGATGAAGGATATCCTTACGAATGCCTTACTTGCAAAGATGTTTTTCACTTGGACTGCGTCAATCAGTCAAGAGAGGTAAACCATTCGTCTCATTCTAGTCATATTCTTGACTTCTTCACATCTGAATCACTTCCAGAAAACGCTGAGAAGACATGTATTCTGTGTGGAGAAGAATCAGCGCATGTGCTTTATCATTGTTCCAAATGCAACTTCAGCATATGTATTGACTGCAAGAGGAATCCTCCACCACTCACTGTCCAACATACCAAGACCCATAGGCATACGCTCTCCCTCTTGGCAAGACGGGTCTCGTTCACTTGTAATGTTTGTGGGATGCAAGGCGATCGAAGTCCTTATTCATGTATTCAGTGCAGTTTCTTAGTTCATCGAGATTGCATCGACTTGCCTCGCGTCATAAACATCAACCGCCACGATCACCGCATCTCTCTCACTGATCATATTGGGCGCCGGGGGAATCTGAAATGTGGAGTCTGTCACCAAAGTGTTAATCAGTACTGCGGAGGTTATACTTGCTCCACTTGCCCTGATTTTGTTGTTCATTCGTCATGCCCAACAAAACACAGAGTGTGGGATGGAGTCGAGCTACAAGGGATCCCtgaagaagaagttattcctCCCTTCAAGGTGGTGGGTGATAACTTGATAAGGCATTTCAGCCACGAAAATCATATTCTTCGACTAGAGAGTGATGGTACAAGTACTCGTGATGAAAAAACAAGATGTGAAGCATGCGTCTCTCCGGTCTATTCTGATCCGGTATACAGCTGTGAGCAATGTGGTTTCATCCTCCACGAGACATGCGCGAATCTTCCAAGGAAAAAACGACTTCCGTTTCGCAACATACAGTTCAAACTATATGCTCCCAACATGGATTCCTACGAAGCTTTTGAGTGTTACGCCTGTAAAACAATGTTTAGCGGTTTCAGGTACAAGGCATATCGAATCAGTATAGATGTACGTTGCGGTACGTTTTCAGAACTGGAATCATATGAGTTCCATGACCACCCTGCTGTATATTATAATGATAAGAAAGCGTCTCCGAGGTGTCGTGCATGCCACCATAGGGGAGAGATGTCACAACATATGCTCTCTTGTGATGATTGTGACTTTGCGTTGGATTTCGATGCTTTAATTTGCCAAGGGTGGTGA
- the LOC103838687 gene encoding proteasome subunit beta type-4, with protein MTFTIPIDNGDALKNAEADSQRTLYPYVTGTSIVAIKYKDGVLMASDMGGSYGSTLRYKNIERVKAIGKHSLLGASGEISDFQEILRYLDELVLNDNMWDDGNSLGPKEVHNYLTRVMYNRRNKFNPLWNTLVLGGVKNGESYLGMVSMIGVSFEDNHVATGFGNHLARPILRDEWRADLSFEDGVKLLEKCMRVLLYRDRSAINKLQIAKITEEGVTVSQPYSLKTFWEFQAFHNPTAGAQGSW; from the exons ATGACT TTTACTATTCCGATTGATAACGGAGATGCCTTGAAGAATGCAGAAGCTGATTCACAAAGAACTCT GTACCCGTATGTGACTGGGACATCGATTGTCGCAATCAAGTACAAAGATGGGGTTCTAATGGCTTCCGACATGGGAG GTTCATATGGATCCACGTTAAGATACAAGAACATTGAGAGAGTGAAGGCTATTGGTAAGCATTCTCTTCTCGGTGCCAGCGGAGAAATCAGCGACTTTCAGGAGATTCTTCGTTATCTTGATGAGCTCGT GTTGAACGATAACATGTGGGATGATGGTAACTCTTTGGGACCAAAAGAGGTTCACAACTATCTGACTCGTGTCATGTACAACCGCCGCAACAAGTTTAACCCTCTCTGGAACACCCTCGTCCTTGGCGGCGTCAAAAATGGGGAAAGCTACCTCGGCATG GTGTCAATGATTGGTGTTAGTTTCGAGGACAATCATGTTGCCACTGGATTTGGGAACCACCTAGCTAGGCCAATCCTTCGTGATGAGTGGCGTGCGGACCTGAGCTTCGAAGATGGTGTCAAGCTCCTTGAGAAATGTATGCGTGTGCTTCTTTACCGTGACAGATCTGCTATTAACAAGCTTCAG ATAGCGAAGATCACGGAGGAAGGGGTGACTGTCTCTCAGCCCTACTCATTGAAGACGTTTTGGGAGTTCCAGGCTTTCCACAACCCAACTGCTGGTGCTCAAGGCTCTTGGTAA
- the LOC103838688 gene encoding uncharacterized protein LOC103838688: MDFRSRRAQFLLFAIGIVALSITAEKCRELVGEEAASKSGQFTFLNCFDMSSGTVACAVKEGVKLYFYSIRSIHVEKARNVAIEKALHEALVKGMAANEAAKDAQNAGAKAAKMATRQAKRIIGPIVAAGWDFFEALYFGGTLTEGFLRGSGTLVGAYSGGYVGEQRFGRFGYLVGSHLGNWIGARVGLMVYDVVNGVNFFFEAYQSGESYEDQSTYKTEENQSTYETSEEDQSTYETSEDQSTYETSEEDQGSYETSEDQSTYETPSYEL, encoded by the exons ATGGACTTCCGCAGTAGAAGGGCTCAATTTCTTCTCTTCGCTATAGGAATCGTCGCTCTCAGTATCACAG CGGAAAAATGTCGGGAACTTGTTGGAGAAGAAGCTGCGTCAAAGAGTGGACAGTTTACATTCCTGAACTGCTTTGACATGAGTTCAGGAACCGTAGCCTGTGCGGTCAAAGAAGGCGTGAAACTGTATTTCTACAGCATAAGATCTATCCACGTAGAGAAAGCGCGGAACGTCGCCATCGAGAAAGCCTTACACGAGGCGTTGGTGAAAGGCATGGCTGCGAACGAAGCAGCCAAAGACGCGCAGAACGCGGGAGCGAAAGCGGCTAAAATGGCGACACGGCAAGCGAAACGGATCATAGGACCGATCGTAGCAGCCGGGTGGGATTTCTTCGAGGCGCTTTACTTTGGAGGGACGTTAACCGAAGGGTTCTTGCGTGGTTCTGGGACTTTGGTGGGTGCTTATTCGGGAGGGTATGTGGGAGAGCAGAGGTTTGGGAGGTTTGGTTATCTTGTGGGAAGTCACTTGGGGAATTGGATCGGTGCAAGGGTTGGACTGATGGTTTATGATGTTGTGAATGGGGTGAATTTCTTCTTTGAGGCTTATCAATCTGGAGAAAGTTATGAGGATCAGTCGACTTATAAAACTGAGGAGAATCAGTCTACATATGAAACTTCTGAGGAGGATCAATCTACATATGAAACTTCTGAGGATCAGTCTACATATGAAACTTCTGAGGAGGATCAGGGTTCGTATGAAACTTCTGAGGATCAGTCTACGTATGAAACTCCAAGTTACGAGCTGTAG
- the LOC103838690 gene encoding calreticulin-1 produces the protein MAKLNPNFISLILIGLVAIASASVIFEEKFEDGWEKRWVKSDWKKDDNTAGEWSHTAGNWSGDANDKGIQTSEDYRFYAISAEFPEFSNKDKTLVFQFSVKHEQKLDCGGGYMKLLSGDVDQKKFGGDTPYSIMFGPDICGYDTKKVHAILTYNGTNHLIKKEVPCETDQLTHVYTFILRPDATYSILIDNVEKQTGSLYSDWDLLPAKKIKDPSAKKPEDWDDKEYIPDPEDTKPAGYDDIPKEIPDADAKKPEDWDDEEDGEWTAPTIPNPEYNGEWKPKKIKNPNYKGKWKAPMIDNPDFKDDPELYVFPKLKYVGVELWQVKSGSLFDNVLVCDDPEYAKQLAEETWGKLKDAEKAAFDEAEKKREEEESKDAPTADSDAEDEQEDDDHEGDESDTDSKTEETKEETSSDKDDAAHDEL, from the exons ATGGCGAAACTAAACCCCAACTTCATCTCTCTGATTCTTATCGGCCTCGTCGCGATCGCGTCTGCTAGTGTTATCTTCGAGGAAAAATTCGAAG ATGGATGGGAGAAGAGATGGGTAAAATCTGACTGGAAGAAAGATGACAACACTGCTGGGGAATGGAGCCACACAGCTGGTAACTGGTCTGGTGACGCTAACGACAAAG GTATCCAGACGAGCGAGGACTACAGATTCTACGCCATATCAGCTGAGTTCCCTGAGTTCAGCAACAAGGACAAGACCCTTGTCTTCCAATTCTCCGTCAAGCACGAGCAGAAGCTTGACTGTGGCGGTGGATACATGAAGCTTCTCAGTGGTGATGTTGACCAGAAGAAATTCGGTGGAGACACTCCTTACAGCATCATGTTTGGTCCTGATATCTGTGGCTACGACACTAAGAAAGTGCATGCTATCCTTACCTACAATGGAACAAACCATCTGATCAAGAAGGAGGTTCCATGTGAGACTGATCAGCTCACGCATGTCTACACGTTCATCCTCCGCCCGGATGCTACTTACAGTATTCTTATCGATAACGTTGAGAAGCAAACTGGTAGCCTCTACTCTGACTGGGATCTCCTCCCAGCCAAGAAGATTAAGGATCCTAGCGCCAAGAAG CCTGAGGACTGGGATGACAAAGAGTACATTCCTGATCCTGAAGACACAAAGCCAGCTGGATACGATGACATCCCAAAGGAGATCCCAGACGCTGATGCAAAGAAG CCTGAGGATTGGGATGATGAGGAAGATGGTGAGTGGACTGCCCCTACCATTCCCAACCCCGAGTACAACGGTGAATGGAAGCCCAAG AAAATTAAGAACCCTAACTACAAGGGAAAATGGAAGGCTCCAATGATTGACAACCCTG ACTTTAAGGATGACCCAGAACTCTATGTCTTCCCCAAATTGAAGTATGTTGGAGTGGAGTTGTGGCAG GTGAAATCTGGATCATTGTTCGACAATGTCTTGGTCTGCGATGACCCGGAGTACGCTAAGCAGTTGGCTGAGGAAACCTGGGGAAAGCTCAAGGAT GCTGAGAAAGCAGCATTCGACGAAgctgagaagaagagagaggaaGAG GAATCAAAGGATGCTCCCACTGCTGATTCTGAT GCTGAGGATGAACAAGAGGACGATGACCATGAAGGAGATGAATCCGACACTGATTCAAAAACTGAGGAAACCAAGGAAGAAACCTCCTCAGACAAGGATGATGCCGCCCAT GACGAGCTCTGA